From a single Chloroflexia bacterium SDU3-3 genomic region:
- a CDS encoding DUF4157 domain-containing protein encodes MPRRTRHDDAQLRATEPMRAEVAPYTEASTFADRPFAPPAQETAQPQALNESFSFGNIAPTAEQASRGARPPAPRTPGRGTPAAPAPNAPPLPAVPFSFGSVMPTVQPSLRVSRPGDRYEQEAEAVAAQVMRSVSPTASVGTPGQAADDERAGVATPPDLMRQIASLRGGGLPLPAGDLRFFEQRMGADFSQVRIHTGDAAALAARQLSARAFTVGGDIAFDHGEYRPGTSAGRELLAHELAHVVQQGRAAVRVGPRQPDADALAPLPTAKDEQAKPAAVVAPAPKPAPKPAAVVAPAPKPATAPAPRPTPAPVPALPAPLPAPLPAAEPQPEELEERAEEQQGLAMPSAAAPIAAPGDAAPPAAPPPADAPAANGIASLAAAPAADAAAAPIAASLTQGDAMVARAGKKRKDPIKRGNFEEAMNQNVEVLVNDRLSVILTKKDIVALMRKIGWKIYNNAKNKPISSNNTPFQTKLDDNDVLSSKVYKNTEDFAPSEDLEDDARKDKDETLLKGDKNLDKSVNEYIMKHMNKAIEIGDDFYGDKNLKKSDIDDNKKDIDKLLHDVNMCISKVMNSSIDKKSGKSLRDVNHFIGELDSMRGRDIAKIFNEEVNRIIDTAIKAIELYKALDSRKVYIDGKKSFMDGVVNIRESGFLSKDHSHKDDVDLSHITSMFYVNNGVVDFDYALFAQFTRRPGYIKQDYLYTDKGRGDYKNVLKTLRENIGKGSVSLTDSQIMICIEDLHSNGLIQQKGLNRETIRTMKELAILLFMIEPARNPGHWVSLYMASKMIKQNNMSIEDAFASSITPNDDNSGGLVSMSMEKAIIASKTIDIYLRDADQIDGSGLGLTEDQWGEYMPTENVPAENTAKDKKQKKSSNWRYAIKMINRDVDLFMNWIKPNMNDIEDNYKLVKKSSIENKDHLLSAVEAYLLENVSDMVRGELPSK; translated from the coding sequence ATGCCACGACGCACACGGCACGATGATGCACAGCTACGCGCCACCGAGCCGATGCGCGCCGAGGTGGCACCCTACACCGAGGCATCGACGTTTGCTGATCGCCCATTTGCGCCCCCGGCACAGGAAACTGCCCAGCCCCAGGCGCTGAACGAGTCGTTCTCGTTTGGCAATATCGCCCCCACCGCCGAGCAGGCATCGCGCGGTGCCCGCCCGCCAGCGCCGCGCACCCCAGGGCGCGGCACGCCCGCCGCCCCCGCGCCCAACGCCCCGCCGCTGCCCGCAGTGCCCTTCTCGTTTGGCAGCGTTATGCCCACGGTGCAGCCCTCACTGCGCGTCAGCCGCCCCGGCGACCGCTACGAGCAGGAGGCCGAGGCGGTGGCCGCGCAGGTGATGCGCTCGGTTTCGCCCACGGCGAGCGTGGGCACCCCTGGCCAGGCCGCCGACGACGAGCGCGCTGGCGTGGCCACGCCGCCCGACCTGATGCGCCAGATCGCCAGCCTGCGCGGCGGCGGTCTGCCGCTGCCCGCGGGCGATCTGCGCTTCTTCGAGCAGCGTATGGGGGCGGATTTCAGCCAGGTGCGCATCCACACCGGCGACGCCGCGGCGCTGGCCGCCCGCCAGCTGAGCGCCCGCGCCTTCACGGTGGGCGGCGATATCGCCTTTGACCATGGCGAGTACCGCCCCGGCACCAGCGCGGGCCGCGAGCTGCTGGCCCACGAGCTGGCCCATGTGGTGCAGCAGGGCCGCGCCGCCGTGCGCGTGGGGCCGCGCCAGCCCGACGCCGATGCGCTTGCCCCGCTGCCCACCGCGAAAGACGAGCAGGCCAAGCCCGCCGCTGTGGTCGCGCCTGCGCCTAAGCCCGCGCCCAAGCCCGCCGCTGTGGTCGCGCCTGCGCCTAAGCCCGCGACTGCCCCCGCGCCAAGGCCAACGCCCGCGCCCGTCCCCGCGCTGCCCGCACCGCTGCCCGCACCGCTGCCCGCCGCCGAGCCGCAGCCCGAGGAGCTGGAGGAGCGCGCCGAGGAGCAGCAGGGCCTTGCCATGCCGTCGGCTGCCGCGCCCATCGCCGCCCCCGGCGATGCCGCGCCGCCTGCCGCCCCGCCGCCCGCCGATGCCCCTGCCGCCAACGGCATCGCATCGCTCGCCGCTGCGCCCGCCGCCGATGCGGCTGCCGCGCCCATCGCCGCCAGCCTCACCCAGGGCGATGCGATGGTGGCGCGGGCGGGGAAGAAAAGGAAGGACCCTATAAAAAGGGGTAATTTTGAAGAGGCTATGAATCAGAATGTCGAGGTGTTAGTCAATGATAGGTTGAGTGTTATATTGACAAAGAAAGATATCGTTGCACTAATGCGAAAGATTGGATGGAAAATATATAATAATGCGAAAAATAAACCTATTTCAAGTAATAATACGCCTTTTCAAACTAAATTAGATGATAATGATGTTTTGTCTTCAAAGGTGTATAAAAATACGGAAGATTTTGCTCCAAGTGAAGATCTTGAAGACGATGCCCGTAAAGATAAGGATGAGACACTGCTTAAGGGGGATAAGAACCTAGATAAATCTGTAAATGAATACATCATGAAACATATGAATAAAGCTATTGAAATCGGTGATGATTTTTATGGTGATAAAAACCTAAAAAAGAGCGATATAGATGATAATAAAAAAGACATAGATAAGCTATTACATGATGTAAATATGTGTATATCTAAAGTTATGAATTCATCTATAGATAAAAAGAGTGGTAAGAGTTTGCGTGATGTTAATCATTTCATCGGCGAATTAGATTCGATGAGGGGTAGAGACATTGCGAAAATTTTTAATGAAGAGGTTAATCGTATTATAGATACAGCGATAAAAGCTATAGAGCTGTATAAGGCTCTAGACTCTAGGAAGGTATATATTGATGGTAAGAAATCTTTTATGGATGGCGTTGTTAATATAAGAGAGTCGGGTTTTTTATCAAAAGATCATAGTCATAAAGATGATGTGGACTTATCTCATATAACAAGCATGTTTTATGTTAATAATGGTGTTGTGGATTTTGATTATGCTTTGTTTGCTCAGTTTACTAGGCGTCCTGGATATATTAAACAAGATTATTTGTATACAGATAAAGGAAGGGGGGATTATAAGAATGTTTTGAAGACACTAAGAGAAAATATTGGGAAAGGTTCAGTATCTCTAACCGATAGCCAAATTATGATATGTATAGAAGATCTTCATAGTAATGGGTTAATTCAGCAAAAGGGTTTAAATCGCGAAACAATCAGGACAATGAAAGAGCTAGCAATTCTTTTATTTATGATCGAACCTGCTCGTAATCCAGGTCATTGGGTTTCGCTTTATATGGCTTCAAAAATGATTAAACAAAATAATATGTCGATTGAAGATGCTTTTGCTTCAAGCATTACACCAAATGATGACAATTCAGGTGGTTTGGTTTCTATGTCTATGGAAAAGGCTATTATAGCTAGTAAAACAATAGATATATATCTTCGAGATGCTGATCAAATAGATGGATCAGGGTTAGGCTTGACGGAAGATCAGTGGGGTGAATACATGCCTACTGAAAATGTACCTGCTGAGAACACAGCCAAGGATAAAAAACAGAAGAAATCTTCTAATTGGAGATACGCCATAAAAATGATAAATCGTGATGTTGATCTTTTTATGAATTGGATTAAACCTAATATGAATGATATTGAGGATAATTATAAGTTAGTTAAGAAATCATCGATAGAAAATAAGGATCATCTTCTTTCCGCAGTTGAGGCTTATCTGTTAGAAAATGTTTCAGATATGGTTAGAGGGGAACTTCCTTCCAAATAA
- a CDS encoding glycosyltransferase family 4 protein, whose amino-acid sequence MRILIIGLGGVTQVFRNWPERTLGQALVAAGHDVHAIAYHQPQQAHLGLSAREETIDGIHVMRVKPQFFPSNELLAALRFIPGRLDMVHIMHPRNVLAYQAVRWLRSHGVPVVWTWLGPFHDRWLVDDRERPYEVTPHPDRLIYTIGQLARRIAATPRDARELLRNYGIHAPMRQADMFLPCSQHEAETMQAMGFDNILPVVPLWLDMGYMRSEVPPLEHEFTRPIIPYIGQLTTRKCYDMVVDAMPAVVARFPQASFVFVTHNPEQRATLQQMAEQRGVAANLHFLGTISEEQKLALLRQSDVLPFPSRYEGFGLPLLEGMAADTPVISTDIPVVNEIIQHGENGLLVPYDDYAALGQAIIAVIEQPDLRARLVAGGQKTLAERYDPAALAARTVELYQQVIAAQRR is encoded by the coding sequence ATGCGCATTCTGATCATTGGGCTTGGCGGCGTCACCCAGGTGTTCCGCAACTGGCCCGAGCGCACGCTGGGCCAGGCACTGGTGGCCGCCGGGCACGATGTGCACGCGATCGCCTACCACCAGCCGCAGCAGGCCCACCTGGGCCTGAGCGCGCGCGAGGAGACCATCGACGGCATCCACGTGATGCGCGTCAAGCCGCAGTTCTTCCCATCCAACGAGCTGCTCGCCGCACTGCGCTTCATCCCAGGGCGGCTGGATATGGTGCACATCATGCACCCGCGCAACGTGCTGGCCTACCAGGCGGTGCGCTGGCTGCGCTCGCACGGCGTGCCGGTGGTGTGGACATGGCTCGGCCCCTTTCACGACCGCTGGCTGGTGGATGACCGCGAGCGCCCCTATGAGGTGACGCCCCACCCCGACCGACTGATCTACACCATAGGCCAGCTGGCGCGGCGGATCGCGGCCACCCCGCGCGACGCGCGCGAGCTGCTGCGCAACTACGGCATCCACGCGCCCATGCGCCAGGCCGACATGTTCCTGCCCTGCTCGCAGCACGAGGCCGAGACCATGCAGGCTATGGGCTTCGACAACATCCTGCCGGTGGTGCCGCTGTGGCTCGACATGGGCTATATGCGCAGCGAGGTGCCGCCGCTGGAGCACGAGTTCACCCGCCCGATCATCCCCTATATCGGCCAGCTGACCACGCGCAAATGCTACGACATGGTGGTGGACGCCATGCCCGCCGTGGTGGCGCGCTTCCCCCAGGCCTCGTTCGTGTTCGTCACCCACAACCCCGAGCAGCGCGCCACGCTGCAGCAGATGGCCGAACAGCGCGGGGTGGCCGCCAACCTACACTTCCTGGGCACGATCAGCGAGGAGCAGAAGCTGGCGCTGCTGCGTCAGAGCGACGTGCTGCCCTTCCCCTCGCGCTACGAGGGCTTCGGCCTGCCGCTGCTGGAGGGCATGGCCGCCGATACGCCCGTGATCAGCACCGACATCCCGGTGGTGAACGAGATCATCCAGCATGGCGAGAACGGCCTGCTGGTGCCCTACGACGACTATGCGGCGCTCGGGCAGGCGATCATCGCTGTGATCGAGCAGCCCGACCTACGGGCCAGGCTGGTGGCGGGCGGGCAGAAGACCCTGGCCGAGCGCTACGACCCGGCGGCGCTGGCGGCGCGCACCGTCGAGCTGTACCAGCAGGTGATCGCAGCGCAGCGCAGATGA
- a CDS encoding glycosyltransferase family 4 protein, with protein MAAPLVKRLLYVIPRYARDLMGNQIHTEIIHCWQQADIDVDVLSFDASIRAPEHEIIDGIPVYRQPLGVAKFEKGVNRLAAPLAHYPYMPSMIHMYRQFLETRRYDFAHVETAYPVAAAAALLPESLHPPFAVTLPGADVMAEPEFDYGYARFPRVRALLKLVWQKAALARADSRKIQRQAIALGCPPEKAKAIPYNITDGEFAPDSAPLPIFKAQSRAALLARHSLPEDAKIVLSLSRLHPFKGVEFLVRAAPELLRDVPNAVFLIAGPNRTTERFGDYGAYLGQLASQLGVADRVIQIGLVPHEQVREYYAGSDAVVVPSVSEALNRVAIEAAAVATPSVVTYTTGISEYMVEHGYGLVVEPRSGEAIASALRILFTNERRYQALAASGPAMAEQFRSAKIAAELLEQYAGLVRHS; from the coding sequence ATGGCGGCACCGCTCGTGAAACGTCTGCTCTACGTCATCCCCCGCTACGCCCGCGACCTGATGGGCAACCAGATCCACACCGAGATCATCCACTGCTGGCAGCAGGCCGATATCGACGTCGACGTCCTCAGCTTCGACGCCTCCATCCGCGCCCCCGAGCACGAGATCATCGACGGCATCCCCGTATACCGCCAGCCGCTGGGCGTGGCCAAGTTCGAGAAGGGCGTGAATCGGCTGGCCGCGCCGCTGGCCCACTACCCCTACATGCCCAGCATGATCCACATGTACCGGCAGTTTCTGGAGACCCGCCGCTACGACTTCGCCCATGTGGAGACGGCCTACCCTGTGGCCGCCGCCGCCGCGCTGCTGCCCGAGAGTCTGCACCCGCCCTTTGCCGTCACACTGCCAGGGGCCGATGTGATGGCCGAGCCGGAGTTCGACTACGGCTACGCCCGCTTCCCGCGCGTGCGGGCGCTGCTCAAGCTGGTGTGGCAGAAGGCCGCACTGGCCCGCGCCGACTCACGCAAGATCCAGCGCCAGGCCATCGCGCTGGGCTGCCCGCCCGAGAAGGCCAAAGCCATCCCCTACAATATCACCGACGGCGAGTTCGCCCCCGACAGCGCGCCCCTGCCGATCTTCAAGGCCCAGTCGCGTGCGGCGCTGCTGGCCCGCCACAGCCTGCCCGAGGACGCCAAGATCGTGCTCAGCCTCTCACGGCTGCACCCCTTCAAGGGCGTGGAGTTTTTGGTGCGCGCCGCGCCCGAACTGCTGCGCGATGTGCCAAACGCCGTATTCCTGATCGCAGGCCCCAACCGCACCACCGAGCGCTTCGGTGACTACGGTGCCTACCTGGGGCAGCTGGCCAGCCAGCTGGGCGTCGCCGACCGCGTCATCCAGATCGGGCTGGTGCCCCACGAGCAGGTACGCGAGTACTACGCCGGGTCGGATGCGGTGGTGGTGCCCTCGGTCTCCGAGGCGCTCAACCGCGTGGCCATCGAGGCCGCCGCCGTGGCCACCCCCTCGGTCGTCACCTACACCACCGGCATCAGCGAATACATGGTAGAGCACGGCTACGGCCTCGTGGTCGAGCCGCGCTCGGGCGAGGCGATCGCCTCGGCGCTGCGCATCCTCTTCACCAACGAGCGCCGCTACCAAGCGCTGGCGGCCAGCGGCCCGGCCATGGCCGAGCAGTTTCGATCGGCCAAAATTGCCGCCGAATTGCTGGAACAATATGCGGGGCTTGTACGTCATAGCTAG
- a CDS encoding NarK/NasA family nitrate transporter produces MTLRHGSPALALTMATLAFAVAFAGWSLLSPLASRIQGQLALSEIQTSLLIAVPVILGSLLRIPLGILTDRYGGRRIFTMLLLGMVPVLLLTSISTSYPLLLLDALFLGLGGASFAVGVPFVSRHYPPERQGFALGVYGAGNIGTALAARAAPQIAQSLGMPAVFLAFAALHVAMAGVFWLLARDAPRGAGPPPTLAQSLNIMRTERGTWLLSLFYFLTFGGFVAFSLYLPKMLVDLYQITPLEAGNRVFLFVLVATAGRPLGGWLADRFGGGQVLRVVFLVVTLVALALAISTALIPLTIACLTASLFFGLGNGAVFKLVPQWFPGRTGVVTGLVGAAGGLGGFFPPLVMGTVRQSLGGYSLGFVLLGVVAVVCLVLNERQLRAAST; encoded by the coding sequence ATGACCCTTCGGCATGGATCTCCAGCCCTGGCCCTGACAATGGCAACGCTGGCCTTTGCGGTCGCCTTTGCCGGGTGGTCGCTCCTCTCCCCCTTGGCATCGCGGATCCAGGGCCAGCTCGCGCTCAGCGAGATCCAGACCAGCCTGCTGATCGCGGTGCCGGTTATCCTTGGCTCCCTGCTGCGCATCCCGCTTGGGATCTTGACCGACCGCTATGGCGGGCGCAGGATCTTCACCATGCTGCTGCTGGGCATGGTGCCGGTGCTGCTGCTCACCAGCATCAGCACTAGCTACCCGCTGCTGCTGCTGGACGCCTTGTTTTTGGGCCTCGGGGGCGCGAGCTTCGCGGTAGGCGTGCCGTTTGTCTCGCGGCACTACCCGCCCGAGCGCCAGGGCTTTGCGCTCGGCGTGTACGGCGCGGGCAATATCGGCACCGCGCTGGCGGCCCGCGCGGCACCGCAGATCGCCCAGAGCCTGGGCATGCCTGCGGTGTTCCTCGCCTTCGCCGCGCTCCATGTGGCCATGGCCGGGGTGTTCTGGCTGCTGGCCCGCGACGCGCCCAGGGGCGCTGGGCCGCCGCCCACCCTAGCGCAGAGCCTCAATATCATGCGCACCGAGCGCGGCACCTGGCTGCTCAGCCTATTCTACTTCCTCACCTTCGGCGGCTTTGTGGCCTTCTCGCTGTACCTGCCAAAGATGCTGGTAGACCTCTACCAGATCACCCCGCTGGAGGCAGGGAACCGCGTGTTTCTGTTCGTGCTGGTGGCAACCGCCGGTCGTCCGCTGGGCGGCTGGCTCGCCGACCGCTTTGGCGGCGGGCAGGTGCTGCGCGTGGTCTTCCTAGTGGTGACTCTGGTGGCGCTGGCGCTGGCGATCAGCACGGCGCTCATCCCGCTGACGATCGCCTGCCTGACCGCGTCGCTGTTCTTCGGCCTTGGCAACGGGGCGGTATTTAAGCTGGTGCCACAGTGGTTCCCTGGGCGCACCGGCGTGGTGACCGGCCTGGTGGGGGCGGCTGGCGGGCTGGGCGGCTTCTTCCCGCCGCTGGTGATGGGCACAGTCCGGCAGAGCCTCGGCGGGTATAGCTTGGGCTTTGTGCTGCTGGGCGTGGTCGCCGTCGTCTGCCTCGTGCTCAACGAGCGGCAGCTGCGCGCCGCGTCCACCTAA
- a CDS encoding glycosyltransferase family 4 protein, protein MRLAYIAYPTSLLLRSANAIQTHTTLRELRRIAPDTLALIPRWLGEPSRFTALGAHHLLRPAIGKLSRLRRSTLWYYAERSLFAAMTAAVVAQERRRGSPVDVVYIREVIGAAWWAGVWGPLLGIPVIYEAHDLESWNPSRAKERVAQPLLHLVDRVALTRSAAVASLTEDFRRLLARIGWRNPAEVAVIPDAFDDEAITPGSRAAARRELGISEAAPLIVYAGMTFSYRSLDKLLIALAALREQLPGATLALVGGRDAEVATLQRQQADLLLDDAIIWAGQQPQDVVAAYLRAADVLIIPDTVTDVTASPLKLFEYLAAGRAVALPDIPALEEILPPAVGYYFRRGDSTAMAEALAEALTDPARPEREAAGRAAVADHTYARRAERIVALAQQVAQAAK, encoded by the coding sequence ATGCGCCTTGCCTATATCGCCTACCCGACCAGTCTCCTGCTACGATCGGCCAACGCCATCCAGACCCACACCACTCTGCGCGAGCTGCGGCGCATCGCGCCCGACACGCTGGCGCTCATCCCGCGCTGGCTGGGCGAGCCGAGCCGCTTCACCGCGCTGGGCGCGCACCACCTGCTGCGCCCGGCCATCGGCAAGCTCTCGCGGCTGCGGCGCTCGACCCTGTGGTACTACGCCGAGCGCTCGCTGTTCGCGGCCATGACAGCGGCGGTGGTGGCCCAGGAGCGGCGGCGCGGCAGCCCGGTGGATGTGGTCTACATCCGCGAGGTGATCGGCGCGGCATGGTGGGCCGGGGTGTGGGGCCCACTGCTGGGCATCCCCGTGATCTACGAGGCCCACGACCTGGAGAGCTGGAACCCCTCGCGCGCAAAGGAGCGCGTGGCCCAGCCGCTGCTGCACCTAGTGGACCGCGTGGCGCTGACCCGCAGCGCGGCGGTGGCCTCGCTCACCGAGGACTTCCGCAGGCTGCTGGCCCGCATCGGCTGGCGCAACCCCGCCGAGGTGGCCGTCATCCCCGATGCCTTCGACGACGAGGCCATCACCCCCGGCAGCCGGGCCGCCGCCCGCCGCGAGCTAGGCATCAGCGAGGCCGCCCCGCTGATCGTCTACGCCGGCATGACCTTTTCGTACCGCAGCCTGGACAAGCTGCTGATCGCCCTGGCCGCCCTGCGCGAGCAGCTGCCGGGTGCGACGCTAGCCCTGGTGGGCGGGCGCGACGCCGAGGTGGCCACGCTGCAGCGCCAGCAGGCCGATCTGCTGCTGGATGACGCGATCATCTGGGCCGGGCAGCAGCCCCAGGATGTGGTGGCCGCCTACCTGCGCGCCGCCGACGTGCTGATCATCCCCGACACCGTCACCGATGTGACGGCCTCGCCGCTGAAGCTGTTCGAGTACCTGGCGGCTGGCCGCGCCGTGGCTCTGCCCGATATCCCTGCCCTGGAGGAGATCCTGCCGCCCGCCGTCGGCTACTACTTCCGCCGTGGCGATAGCACCGCGATGGCCGAGGCCCTGGCCGAGGCGCTGACCGACCCGGCCCGCCCCGAGCGCGAGGCCGCTGGCCGCGCGGCGGTGGCCGACCACACCTACGCCCGCCGCGCCGAGCGGATCGTGGCCCTGGCCCAGCAGGTGGCGCAGGCCGCAAAATAG
- a CDS encoding glycosyltransferase family 39 protein: MAQQQPAGRRSGWARRFPWFDRGVLTLLILFLPLLVVSNPRIAATDEAQYYAYLTSLRFDGDMNFANDYAALAKMNPQSGIENLLSESRIRPQTGLVGNIAPVGSAILWAPFFLLADLLVHMANALGAKIPADGFSKPYIVAVCYGSAIYAGAGLILCYHMARRYASQFASALATASIWLATPLVFYMFVQMAFSHANGFFLVSLFMYVWLTTRGRRGWKAWAALGLLGGLMTMTREQLGLFMLLPAIEALVAYAALLRARAWPQALGLLARHALFLALVVVALLPQLATYTVLNGEPKPASEVGGKFNLCSPHMIDTLIDYNPAPSPWCKVADDPAVGFPPFAHGAFVWAPVLPLALLGLALLWRRGERLLAGLLLLAFLVQVYLNGAFGTTWHLTGSFGFRRLIECSPIFIVGLAMGIDWAARRVDWRVLLGLAVALVAWNFGLMANWTVLQPQLRRGLVWPDVWGWQLDVPRRLIDTVAKLLFDRCALMHNSCGR, from the coding sequence ATGGCACAGCAACAACCCGCAGGCCGCCGCAGCGGCTGGGCGCGGCGCTTCCCCTGGTTCGATCGGGGCGTGCTGACGCTGCTCATCCTGTTCCTGCCGCTACTGGTGGTGAGCAACCCGCGCATCGCCGCCACCGACGAGGCCCAGTACTACGCCTACCTCACCTCGCTGCGCTTCGACGGCGACATGAACTTCGCCAACGACTACGCCGCGCTGGCCAAGATGAACCCGCAGTCGGGGATCGAGAACCTGCTGAGCGAGAGCCGCATCCGCCCGCAGACCGGGCTGGTGGGCAACATCGCGCCGGTTGGCTCGGCCATCCTGTGGGCACCATTTTTTCTGCTGGCCGATCTGCTGGTGCACATGGCCAACGCGCTGGGCGCGAAGATCCCCGCCGATGGCTTCTCGAAGCCCTATATCGTGGCGGTGTGCTACGGCTCGGCCATCTACGCGGGCGCGGGCCTCATCCTCTGCTACCACATGGCGCGGCGCTACGCCTCGCAGTTCGCCAGCGCCCTGGCCACGGCCAGCATCTGGCTGGCCACGCCGCTGGTGTTCTACATGTTCGTGCAGATGGCCTTCTCGCACGCCAACGGATTCTTCCTGGTGTCACTGTTCATGTACGTGTGGCTGACCACACGCGGTCGGCGCGGCTGGAAGGCATGGGCAGCGCTGGGCCTGCTGGGCGGCCTGATGACCATGACCCGCGAGCAGCTGGGCCTGTTCATGCTGCTGCCCGCGATCGAGGCGCTGGTGGCCTACGCCGCGCTGCTGCGGGCGAGGGCCTGGCCGCAGGCGCTGGGCCTGCTGGCGCGCCACGCGCTGTTCCTAGCGCTGGTGGTGGTGGCGCTACTGCCTCAGCTAGCCACGTACACTGTGCTGAACGGCGAGCCGAAGCCCGCCAGCGAGGTGGGCGGCAAGTTCAACCTGTGCAGCCCGCACATGATCGATACGCTGATCGACTACAACCCCGCGCCCAGCCCGTGGTGCAAGGTGGCCGACGACCCCGCCGTGGGCTTCCCGCCCTTCGCGCACGGGGCCTTCGTGTGGGCACCCGTGCTGCCGCTGGCGCTGCTGGGCCTGGCCCTGCTGTGGCGGCGCGGCGAGCGGCTGCTGGCCGGGCTGCTGCTCCTAGCCTTTTTGGTGCAGGTCTACCTCAATGGGGCCTTCGGCACCACTTGGCACCTCACCGGCTCGTTCGGGTTCCGCCGCCTGATCGAGTGCTCGCCGATCTTTATCGTGGGGCTGGCTATGGGCATCGACTGGGCCGCCCGCCGCGTGGACTGGCGGGTGCTGCTGGGGCTGGCAGTGGCGCTGGTGGCCTGGAACTTCGGGCTAATGGCCAACTGGACCGTGCTGCAGCCGCAGCTGCGCCGGGGCCTGGTGTGGCCGGATGTGTGGGGCTGGCAGCTAGATGTGCCCCGCCGCTTGATCGATACCGTGGCCAAGCTGCTGTTCGACCGCTGCGCGCTGATGCACAACAGCTGCGGTCGCTAG
- a CDS encoding class I SAM-dependent methyltransferase, with product MMNPVTVVNEYGKTLTPNDKPAYFRLHRHRFVDLLRALPPAPAHVLEIGTTPGQFTSILRRAGYQVTGIDLFPEQRAELWKSLGVEVHFCNIDESPLPFADGSFDAVVLSEVIEHLSSSPLPALAEIARVLRPGGLFVLSTPNQFYLKSRLKTLFDVVLARPFESFGEFTRAMRLKGSQRYYNHSRLYTMQELRWLVEQAGMDVAVSRYGDAWERVGIEAGRLLKAPHRVATKAAIWLLTSAFPSTRSMLMVVGRKRG from the coding sequence ATGATGAACCCAGTAACTGTTGTCAATGAGTATGGCAAGACGCTCACCCCCAACGATAAACCGGCCTACTTCCGGCTGCACCGCCACCGCTTCGTCGACCTGCTGCGCGCGCTGCCGCCCGCCCCGGCCCACGTGCTGGAGATCGGCACCACGCCAGGGCAGTTCACCAGCATCCTGCGGCGGGCGGGCTACCAGGTCACGGGCATCGACCTGTTCCCCGAGCAGCGCGCCGAGCTGTGGAAGTCGCTGGGCGTGGAGGTGCACTTCTGCAACATCGACGAGAGCCCGCTGCCCTTCGCCGATGGCAGTTTCGACGCCGTGGTGCTCTCCGAGGTGATCGAGCACCTGAGCAGCTCGCCCCTGCCCGCGCTGGCCGAGATCGCCCGCGTGCTGCGCCCCGGCGGGCTATTCGTGCTCTCCACACCCAACCAGTTCTACCTCAAGAGCCGCCTGAAGACGCTGTTCGATGTGGTGCTGGCCCGGCCCTTCGAGTCGTTTGGCGAGTTCACCCGCGCCATGCGCCTAAAAGGCTCGCAGCGCTACTACAACCACAGCCGCCTCTACACCATGCAGGAGCTGCGCTGGCTGGTGGAGCAGGCCGGGATGGATGTGGCGGTGTCGCGCTACGGCGACGCCTGGGAGCGCGTGGGCATCGAGGCGGGCCGCCTGCTCAAGGCCCCGCACCGCGTGGCCACCAAGGCCGCGATCTGGCTGCTGACCAGCGCCTTCCCCAGCACCCGCTCCATGCTCATGGTCGTCGGGCGCAAGCGCGGGTAG